ATACCCGAGAATACAATGCAGTTTTTGTTGATTTTGAAGATACCATCAAGAAAGGTTCTTCAGAAGAATTTACAGTATACTATTCCGGAAAACCCGTAGTTGCTAAAAATCCACCCTGGGATGGCGGCTTTATATTTACAAAAACAAGCAAGGGAAAACCATGGATAGCAGTGAGCTGCCAGGGTCTGGGAGCGAGCAGCTGGTGGCCAAATAAGGACCACCAGTCGGATGAAGTGGACAGTATGATGATAAGCATATCGACACCATCGGGTCTGGCCGATATCAGTAACGGCCGGTTGCGCTCTACTGAAAAACTAGATGACGGATATGTGAGATATAACTGGTTCGTTTCTTACCCCATTAACAATTACAACGTAACACTGAACATTGCCGATTTTAGTCACTTTTCTGATGAGTATGAAGGAGAATCGGGAAAGCTGACCCTTGATTATTATGTACTGCCGGAAAATTTAAAGAAAGCAGGGCCTCACTTTGCCAGCGATGTAAAACCGATGCTACAATGCTTTGAACGCTGGTTTGGCTCCTACCCTTTTTACCGCGATGGTTATAAGCTGATAGAAACGCCCTATCTGGGAATGGAACACCAAAGTGCGGTTGCTTATGGCAACCGGTATCAAAAAGGGTACCTGGGCAAAGATCTTTCAGAGACTGGATTAGGACTGAAGTGGGACTATATCATTATTCACGAGTCAGGACATGAATGGTTCGGTAACAACATTACATCTAAGGATATCGCCGACATGTGGATCCATGAAGCGTTTACTACTTATTCAGAAGGATTATTTGTGGAATGCAAAGAGGGTAAGGAAGCTGGAGCGAAATATATCAGGGGACAACGCAGCGCAATCCTGAATGACATTCCTCTTATAGGCCCGTATGATGTAAATAAGGAAGGATCAGGGGATATGTATTTCAAAGGCAGTAACATGCTTCATACCCTGCGTTCCGTAATCAACGACGATGAAAAATGGCGGCTGATATTAAAAGGTCTCAATAAAACCTTTGGACTGAAGACCGTTACAACTGCAGATATCATTACATATATAAACAAAGAAGCAGGAAGGGACCTAACGCCCGTTTTTGATCAGTATCTTCGCTTTACCAGCATTCCAACCCTGGAAATTAAAAAAGCCAGAGGAGGTAAAAATACGTTGATCTACCGATGGAAAGCGACAGCCACCGGCTTTAATATGCCGGTAAAGGTGCGTTTTACCGACAATAACAAAGATAAAAATAACTGGTTCTTCATTGAGCCATCAGGCAACTGGCAAAGCCTCGATTTACCCTTATCTGCACATGGTATAGAGGCTGATACCGATAACTTTTATATTAATACTAATTTACTTTAAAATATCTGTAACGTTAGGCACCCAGCCAGCGTCTTATTGATACGGAAAGAGAGGAATCCTTCATGGATATTAATCATCATCCCTGGAAACGCTACTACCGCAGAAAATAGTTTAAAATGAAAAAGATATTTGCATCATTCGGCTGGATATTGTTATTACTGCCTTTTTTAAGCTTCGCAGGTACAAGGACTATGTTTAGTCCGGTTAGTCACCCTATGGCTGATACTGAAACCAGACAGGTTTCGGGCTTTCATTCAATTAGCTCCGGAGGTTCGTTCGATGTTTTTGTTAAACTTGGCAACACTGAAAGCCTTCGTTTAGAGGGCGACGAGGATTTGTTTAGCAAGATTGAAACAAGGGTGGAGAACGGCGACTTAAAAATACGCTACAAGACTGGGGTACGCATTAGTGGATGGAACAAAAAAGTGTCGGTTTATATTACGGCCCGCTCGCTGCGCAGCCTTAGTGTCAGCGGATCGGGCGATATGGAAGTAAGCGGAACAATAAAGGGCGACAAGCTGGATACCCGTGTAAGCGGATCTGGAAGCATTACTCTTACAGCTTCAGTTAACGCGTTTACTTCCGCAGTAAGCGGATCGGGCGAAATAAAAGCTGAAGGATCTGCAAAGACTGCCAGTATACAAATCAGCGGTTCCGGTGAGTTTGAAGGAAAAGAATTACGGACAGATAAGGCAGATGTTAAAGTGAGCGGATCCGGCAGCGTAACGATTCATGCAAATACATTGCTGAATGCTGTTGTGAGCGGATCAGGTGACGTTTATTATTCGGGCAATCCCCGCGTAAATCAAACGAAAAGCGGTTCGGGAAAAGTATCAAGAATCTAAGCACAGCAGCTACATACACTTATATATTTGAAACCTCGGGCGGTGCGGTCCGGGGTTTTTTTATGAGGAAAAGCGGACTCCAAACACTATTTCTGCAACGGAGTGTCTGAAATTTACAATCAGCATTATTCAACAAGTGCAACCCTTCTAACGATGTACACTTACACCTCCTTTTAAAACCTGGTATAAACAGCCAGTTGAACAACATGGTTTGCTGTGTTACTGTTGAGGCCCCTGACGTATTGATTGAGATACCCCGCTTCGATATCTGCTTTGGGACTTAAGCGGAAACCTGCAGCTACATAAGCCCGGTTCTGATCGAACACCTTGTTATTCAAATCGCTCTTGTTCTGAAGATTTAAGAATACCTCATTTTGTAAAGCTGCAAACAGACCGCTCTTGAAGTTTCCTGAAGTACTTTTAAAGGGAATCATCAAACGGGCAAAGTATCTTAATCGTTGTGAAAACAAGTCATCATTGCTTCTTTCTATAAACCTTTGCTCTACCCGAAACCTATGGGTTAAAGGGAGAGCTTTAATTTTATGAGCAAAAATATATTGCTCCCATATACGATGTTCGGTAAGATCTTTCCCTCCAGGTATATCGCTATCGGCAAAAGTTTTTATCAAAGCATAACCGGCAGTTACATTATGCTGAGCGTTAAAATGGTAAGTTAAGCCCGGCCGTATAAGCAGATTCTTTACATATTCCCAATTATCGGCAGAGCGCGCCTGTACGTCAAAATGTATCCCTAAACGGGGAGAAACCTTATAACTATTAAACCAGGCAAGCCAGCCACTCTGCTCTGTTTGGGTCTTTTGAGCGAAAGCAGGAAGAAAGGATAAAATGAGCAGAATTAAAGTAACAATTCTTAAAATAACAGGTAGTGTGTGCATTTATGAAGATAAAAGGTAAAAGTCTAAAGGTAAAAGTGCAGAGCCAGGGGTTTTACACTTTTACCTTTATGTTGTATTTATCAGACGCCTAAGAGTAAGCGTGCCGGATCCTCGAGAAGCTGTTTTACTCTTACA
The window above is part of the Arcticibacter tournemirensis genome. Proteins encoded here:
- a CDS encoding M1 family metallopeptidase; the encoded protein is MMRIRLRFFLPLLTCLIYSTIAHSQLLNRTELFTRADTLRGMLSPLRTCYNISYYHLDLKVDPGKKYIVGSNKFRFTATTDFRKLQFDLFNNLNIEKILFKGNVLKYTREYNAVFVDFEDTIKKGSSEEFTVYYSGKPVVAKNPPWDGGFIFTKTSKGKPWIAVSCQGLGASSWWPNKDHQSDEVDSMMISISTPSGLADISNGRLRSTEKLDDGYVRYNWFVSYPINNYNVTLNIADFSHFSDEYEGESGKLTLDYYVLPENLKKAGPHFASDVKPMLQCFERWFGSYPFYRDGYKLIETPYLGMEHQSAVAYGNRYQKGYLGKDLSETGLGLKWDYIIIHESGHEWFGNNITSKDIADMWIHEAFTTYSEGLFVECKEGKEAGAKYIRGQRSAILNDIPLIGPYDVNKEGSGDMYFKGSNMLHTLRSVINDDEKWRLILKGLNKTFGLKTVTTADIITYINKEAGRDLTPVFDQYLRFTSIPTLEIKKARGGKNTLIYRWKATATGFNMPVKVRFTDNNKDKNNWFFIEPSGNWQSLDLPLSAHGIEADTDNFYINTNLL
- a CDS encoding head GIN domain-containing protein encodes the protein MKKIFASFGWILLLLPFLSFAGTRTMFSPVSHPMADTETRQVSGFHSISSGGSFDVFVKLGNTESLRLEGDEDLFSKIETRVENGDLKIRYKTGVRISGWNKKVSVYITARSLRSLSVSGSGDMEVSGTIKGDKLDTRVSGSGSITLTASVNAFTSAVSGSGEIKAEGSAKTASIQISGSGEFEGKELRTDKADVKVSGSGSVTIHANTLLNAVVSGSGDVYYSGNPRVNQTKSGSGKVSRI
- a CDS encoding DUF2490 domain-containing protein, whose amino-acid sequence is MHTLPVILRIVTLILLILSFLPAFAQKTQTEQSGWLAWFNSYKVSPRLGIHFDVQARSADNWEYVKNLLIRPGLTYHFNAQHNVTAGYALIKTFADSDIPGGKDLTEHRIWEQYIFAHKIKALPLTHRFRVEQRFIERSNDDLFSQRLRYFARLMIPFKSTSGNFKSGLFAALQNEVFLNLQNKSDLNNKVFDQNRAYVAAGFRLSPKADIEAGYLNQYVRGLNSNTANHVVQLAVYTRF